One Babesia bovis T2Bo chromosome 4 map unlocalized Chr4_1, whole genome shotgun sequence genomic window carries:
- a CDS encoding RNA recognition motif domain containing protein, translating into MSYSESYRPYGGPDTHGDDPSKLFNESDYEAYKIFAGGLNRSTTAETLRNYFSKYGTVVHSEIVADKTTGRSRGFGFVTFSNDAALKAVLAVSHKIDNVLADVKQAIKKERARDLLPTREEVNRIFVGGIADNISEDEFKDYFGKYGSVLNYNFIVDKSTNKPRGFGFVVYEDPADVDKAIGHHTKLGRNCEAKRAQPRPSSGKNMQPSNRDNFDYAAYYYAQANMMYNPYFAQMFANGQVPFFNSMYPYNWQNDEAGADDGQPSHMPGEDESRTGRDKRYQKPSDHYSTGPARGGQRKLSRAEPY; encoded by the coding sequence ATGTCATACTCAGAGAGTTATAGGCCGTATGGTGGGCCAGATACCCACGGGGATGATCCTAGCAAATTGTTTAACGAAAGTGATTACGAAGCATACAAGATATTTGCTGGTGGCCTGAATCGTAGCACCACAGCAGAAACGCTTCGTAATTATTTTAGCAAATATGGCACGGTTGTACATTCAGAAATCGTTGCTGATAAAACAACGGGGCGTTCCCGTGGTTTCGGCTTTGTGACATTTAGTAACGATGCCGCACTAAAGGCAGTACTGGCTGTAAGCCATAAGATTGATAATGTTCTGGCTGATGTTAAACAGGCCATTAAGAAAGAACGTGCTAGAGACTTACTTCCAACTAGAGAGGAAGTAAATAGAATttttgttggtggcatagCAGACAATATAAGTGAGGATGAATTTAAGGATTACTTCGGGAAGTATGGATCTGTGCTGAATTATAATTTCATTGTTGACAAATCTACAAACAAACCTCGTGGCTTTGGCTTCGTTGTATACGAGGATCCAGCGGATGTCGATAAGGCTATTGGGCATCATACAAAGCTCGGCCGTAATTGTGAAGCCAAAAGGGCCCAACCACGTCCATCGTCTGGCAAAAATATGCAACCTTCTAATCGCGACAACTTTGATTATGCTGCCTACTACTATGCTCAAGCAAATATGATGTACAACCCATATTTCGCACAAATGTTCGCAAATGGTCAAGTTCCATTTTTCAATTCGATGTACCCCTACAATTGGCAAAATGATGAAGCTGGAGCTGATGATGGTCAGCCTAGCCATATGCCTGGTGAAGATGAATCTCGTACTGGTAGAGACAAAAGATACCAAAAACCGTCTGATCACTATTCCACTGGTCCAGCCCGTGGTGGGCAACGTAAATTATCACGTGCCGAACCTTACTAG
- a CDS encoding RIO1 serine/threonine kinase family protein, with translation MSDNDCSAYTSEEETSDDENDVILPARAENRQRDIKRSNLFFATHIDANDAIRSNQIYKRNYYEKGLTKDKRTTVQHVLDKRTYVRLRKLCGQGVFHYMHGTISTGKEANVFEAETLQPETVYQKENGAFEEEDKTALDDEDGIDGDYLSSISTASKQGDIDGLTNNLESLDIASGSGSSLSSENGNLIAQKYMRVAIKVYKTSILVFKDRSRYIEGEFRFRNAYVGNKNPRKMVAQWAEKEFRNLRRIALSGLYCPAPIALKDHILVMDLILNGDSVAPKLENLGALPLVEWQSIYVQTLCIMRTMFQECKLIHGDLSSFNLLYSKGRVNVIDTSQALENDHPNAMPFLKRDCDNVTRFFESVNIIQECNDETLPYSRMKMLTSEQLFCFVVARDLEGVEINEDSDLSIPLTTTHQSVWDDEATVDIKSFWETKYSDIENEVAQCVEKMTRFNKFGTSKDIKSLIVKKRVMYLNLCNAVFNFLTGSVFSNENIKSHIPWLKRVNFDKSLPMNISQMPLDLAESVATHKDNVIIQLNDISHDVPSEDSSIHSDEGISDDETHEIKTENEDDVNGKTIDAAPKFTGNIPEGIDPREWKKLVKAFNRERRKNKIPKHIKKKYGTSKK, from the coding sequence ATGTCAGACAACGACTGCTCGGCTTACACCTCTGAGGAAGAAACATcggatgatgaaaacgATGTAATATTACCGGCAAGGGCTGAGAATAGGCAGAGAGATATAAAGCGATCTAACTTGTTTTTTGCAACTCACATCGATGCTAATGATGCTATACGAAGTaaccaaatatataaacgtAACTATTACGAAAAAGGTTTAACCAAAGACAAAAGGACAACAGTACAGCATGTTCTAGATAAACGCACATATGTCAGATTAAGGAAACTTTGCGGTCAAGGGGTGTTTCACTATATGCATGGTACTATTAGTACTGGTAAAGAAGCCAATGTGTTTGAGGCTGAAACTCTCCAGCCAGAAACAGTATACCAGAAAGAAAATGGTGCGTTCGAAGAAGAAGATAAGACAGCTTTAGATGACGAAGATGGAATAGATGGTGATTATCtttcatcaatatcaacTGCATCAAAGCAAGGAGACATCGATGGCTTGACAAACAATCTGGAATCCCTTGATATAGCATCAGGCTCCGGATCTTCATTATCTTCAGAAAATGGTAATTTAATCGCACAGAAGTATATGAGAGTGGCTATCAAAGTCTATAAAACATCCATTCTGGTATTCAAAGATCGTTCGAGATATATTGAAGGCGAATTCAGATTCAGAAATGCATACGTTGGTAATAAAAACCCTCGGAAAATGGTTGCGCAGTGGGCAGAAAAGGAATTTAGGAATTTAAGACGTATAGCGTTATCTGGTTTATACTGCCCTGCACCAATAGCACTTAAGGATCATATTTTGGTAATGGACCTTATATTGAATGGTGATTCTGTGGCACCGAAATTAGAAAACTTGGGTGCACTTCCTCTAGTAGAATGGCAGTCCATATATGTGCAAACGTTGTGTATCATGAGAACAATGTTCCAGGAGTGCAAATTAATTCACGGAGATTTGTCTAGCTTCAACTTGCTCTATTCGAAAGGTAGAGTAAACGTCATTGATACATCACAAGCTTTAGAAAATGATCACCCTAATGCAATGCCATTCTTAAAAAGAGATTGTGATAATGTGACACGATTTTTTGAATCAGTAAACATTATCCAAGAGTGTAATGACGAAACACTGCCTTATAGTCGAATGAAAATGTTAACATCTGAACAATTGTTTTGTTTTGTTGTTGCCCGAGATTTAGAAGGGGTGGAAATTAATGAGGATAGTGATTTATCTATTCCGTTGACAACGACACATCAAAGTGTATGGGATGATGAAGCTACTGTCGATATAAAAAGTTTTTGGGAGACGAAATACTCAGATATAGAAAACGAAGTTGCACAGTGTGTTGAGAAAATGACACGCTTTAACAAATTCGGTACATCAAAGGATATCAAATCGCTTATAGTCAAGAAACGTGTGATGTATCTAAACCTTTGCAATGCAGTTTTTAATTTTCTTACAGGATCTGTTTTTTcaaatgaaaatattaAATCGCATATACCGTGGCTCAAACGTGTAAATTTTGACAAAAGCCTGCCGAtgaatatatcgcaaatgcCATTGGATTTGGCAGAAAGTGTTGCAACGCACAAGGACAATGTTATCATtcaattgaatgacatttCTCATGATGTACCGTCGGAGGATTCTTCTATCCACAGCGATGAAGGCATCTCTGATGACGAAACCCATGAGATAAAAACGGaaaatgaagatgatgTAAACGGGAAAACAATCGATGCTGCTCCTAAATTTACGGGGAACATACCGGAAGGTATTGACCCAAGGGAATGGAAAAAGTTAGTAAAGGCATTCAATCGTGAACGGCGTAAAAATAAGATACCGAAGCACATCAAGAAAAAGTATGGCACGAGTAAGAAGTAA
- a CDS encoding Ras-related protein Rab-2A family protein encodes MSSYKYLFKYIIIGDTGVGKSCLLLRFTDKRFKPDHDLTIGVEFGTRLINVKGDTIKLQIWDTAGQESFRSITRSYYRGAAGALLVFDISRRSTFEHLTRWLDEVKDHGSPTMTIVLIGNKTDVNKREVEYHEGKAFADENNLIYMETSAKGDYNVEEAFLTTATMIYDNVNRGMFDVDSGVYGVKKGPQATVNSMRRSINLRQNGSGFFSGACCLR; translated from the exons ATGTCATCATATAAGTATCTGTTTAAGTATATTATCATTGGAGATACAG GGGTCGGCAAAAGTTGTTTGTTGCTTCGATTCACTGACAAAAGGTTTAAGCCTGATCATGACTTAACTATAGGTGTCGAATTCGGCACTCGTCTAATCAACGTCAAGGGAGACACTATCAAATTACAAATTTGGGACACCGCAGGACAAGAGAGCTTCCGATCAATTACACGCTCTTATTACAGAGGCGCGGCAGGAGCGCTTCTAGTTTTTGATATATCGCGTAGATCTACATTTGAGCATTTAACAAGGTGGCTCGACGAGGTGAAAGACCATGGGTCACCTACCATGACTATCGTACTGATCGGCAACAAAACCGACGTTAACAAACGAGAAGTAGAATACCAcgaag GCAAGGCCTTCGCAGATGAGAACAACCTCATATATATGGAAACATCAGCCAAAGGCGATTATAACGTAGAGGAAGCATTCCTTACAACCGCTACTATGATTTATGATAACGTAAATCGCGGAATGTTTGACGTCGACTCAGGCGTATACGGCGTCAAAAAGGGGCCTCAGGCTACAGTAAACTCAATGAGAA GAAGTATAAACTTGCGTCAAAATGGATCAGGTTTCTTTTCAGGCGCCTGTTGCCTGCGTTAG
- a CDS encoding putative integral membrane protein, with the protein MSARLDHSDGRKITSQQRLQEASSDDVFLLDLEGKIDTLKSVSTDIHSELKNSNSRIDGVRGGLDEAHTYVKQGFDNMSHIMDNKTGVLSMTKMVLLTATILSVIYIVIKLAIKRKQL; encoded by the exons ATGTCAGCTAGACTAGACCACTCTGACGGTAGAAAGATAACATCGCAACAGCGGCTACAAGAAGCTAGCTCTGACGATGTATTTCTCCTAGACTTAGAAGGAAAAATCGATACTTTAAAAAGT GTCAGCACGGATATACATTCGGAGCTTAAGAATTCAAATTCTCGTATTGACGGCGTG CGCGGCGGATTGGATGAAGCACACACTTATGTCAAACAAGGCTTCGATAATATGTCACATATAATGGACAACAAG ACCGGAGTTCTATCAATGACTAAAATGGTTCTACTTACCGCTACAATTCTATCtgtcatatatatcgtaatCAAATTGGCGATAAAGAGAAAACAGCTTTAA
- a CDS encoding putative Proteasome subunit beta type-5, translating into MIDIDRAVPGDESLAYSESATDLLKNGFQLYPLEKINYIKSMSKASGQDIFNFKKGTTTLGFVFNKGVILAVDSRASMGSIIATQNISKVIEINSYLLGTMAGGAADCTYWERHVAKLCRLHELRNQERITVAHASQILANIFFYFRGYGLSAGTMIAGWDKNKGPELFYVSDKGERVSGKLFSVGSGSLFAYGVIDQHYRSDMTLDEAVELGKRAIYQAAHRDAYSGGYVNLYHVHENGWTKIVDYQDINELHYSYCEQKNIPGDSM; encoded by the exons ATGATAGACATCGACAGAGCTGTACCGGGCGATGAATCCCTGGCGTATTCTGAAAGCGCTACCGACTTGTTAAAAAATGGATTTCAATTATATCCGTTAGAAAAG ATTAACTACATCAAGTCTATGAGTAAAGCAAGTGGCCAAgatatttttaattttaaaaagGGTACCACAACATTAGGTTTCGTGTTTAATAAGGGTGTTATACTTGCTGTCGATTCGAGAGCTTCAATGGGTTCTATCATCGCCACTCAGAACATCAGCAAGGTTATTGAAATAAACTCTTATTTATTAGGTACTATGGCCGGAGGTGCTGCTGATTGTACTTACTGGGAGCGTCATGTAGCTAAATTATGCAGGTTACATGAGCTTCGTAACCAG gaGAGGATTACTGTTGCCCACGCATCACAAATTTTGGCAAACATTTTCTTTTACTTCCGTGGTTATGGACTATCAGCCGGTACCATGATTGCTGGTTGGGACAAGAACAAGGGTCCTGAATTATTCTATGTTAGTGACAAGGGTGAACGTGTAAGCGGGAAGCTTTTTAGCGTTGGCTCTGGTTCCCTATTTGCTTACGGTGTGATAGATCAACACTACCGGAG TGACATGACCCTTGATGAAGCTGTGGAACTAGGCAAACGTGCTATTTACCAGGCCGCACATAGGGATGCATATTCTGGAGGTTACGTTAATTTGTACCATGTTCACGAAAACGGTTGGACAAAGATTGTGGACTACCAGGATATCAATGAGTTGCACTATTCCTATTGTGAGCAAAAGAACATCCCTGGTGATTCCATGTAA